A part of Fundidesulfovibrio magnetotacticus genomic DNA contains:
- a CDS encoding DUF748 domain-containing protein, translating to MPFTPEFLETLARIRAWLAGLPRALATAGPGGAARLACAAALWAAHGALLWLLVSGVAAPALAKRWLALEASAALGRSVRLEELAFDPFRFALRARGFSVTARDGGVLASFERLELDLDPLDLASGRAALRRFHLDKPSLRLVREADGSLNVSDLLPAPGSQGTRRRRSLELVPPGVRFRLEDIRVSGGSVVFDDRQNGELQELTNLSLDIESLSSDQSGPMELFSTRAELNRSRLTLTVSADLSGPVPELQARLDASDLELKRYTPYLLPLKKPLDAVMAEAGFTARLLLPGPSGGLAAPRLEADGRISGLALDLEGRRVASAESVEAQGWTLDFADGGVRVDRLEVRAPELRLTRDAAGGVDLAGLFDPAVEDQAEGGPPPAVRVGEAVVSDGSVWLRDEGLGLDVALTGVKARLEGLDSSAGNFAELTAEAAGDRFRRMALSAKGGYSPLDLTAEASLDGLDLGNPLPSLKRLLPKLTLAGTASAKAALRLKGTGDAVAGGLNAEAAVKDLKVVAEGQAQPLLAAQSLAVSGAMLDASLGRLRVGQVRLSGGGAALSRDERGGFPALEALAGPARTQGTGPGGGDGPSMDIRLDQVRLENFSVDYRDPSHKTALRADLDELSAQGFAPGRDAPLVFAAKGRLQRQAAFSLSGEARPMAPSARLTVSLTDLPLADAAAVAAGQTAQGLPVAVQAGRASLSGEANVDLSGAQPKASFKGEAGLSGLKLARPGDTEPWLALSRLAVKGAEFELAPLRVRLASLALDEPFLALSLDKEGRPVPPVAASLGRGTSTASAPASGPAPEWGVGRLEVRAGRVVLSAGMTDPPLPLELSAVEATVLDLSSASPARLDLKLKAGEWGWGWLAGQAALTPQGPRADIKAALENLDLSELSPLVRRYTGFPVARGKLWLKTDCRLDVGSVDMKNNIVASGIQLGRKAPVPGGGDVPLDLAVSLLTNAKGVIDLDIPVSGKPDAAKADLRDVISTATAGAFARIMFSPLAFLNVGQGSGEVVRLGFEPGSAELTPEARKTLDALGAAVAARPKLSLEISAWADPVADPPALAKARSRPEPSSADAPQPTPEPGPADLDNLARQRRSAVMAFLAKAAKLPGDRLYAVNTEAQSPPKVKGQPDARAEVRLRY from the coding sequence ATGCCCTTCACCCCGGAATTCCTCGAAACCCTCGCCCGGATCCGCGCGTGGCTGGCGGGCCTGCCGCGGGCCCTGGCGACCGCCGGGCCGGGCGGAGCGGCCAGGCTGGCCTGCGCGGCGGCGCTCTGGGCGGCGCACGGCGCGCTCCTGTGGCTCCTGGTCTCGGGGGTGGCTGCACCTGCCCTGGCCAAGCGCTGGCTGGCCCTGGAGGCCTCCGCGGCCCTGGGGCGGTCCGTGAGGCTGGAGGAGCTCGCCTTCGATCCCTTCCGCTTCGCCCTGCGCGCCCGGGGTTTTTCCGTGACCGCGCGCGACGGAGGCGTCCTTGCCTCCTTCGAGCGCCTGGAGCTGGACCTGGACCCCCTGGACCTGGCCTCAGGCCGGGCCGCGCTGCGTCGCTTCCACCTGGACAAGCCCTCTCTGCGTCTGGTGCGCGAGGCCGACGGCAGCCTCAACGTCTCCGACCTGCTCCCCGCGCCGGGAAGCCAGGGGACGCGCCGGCGGCGCAGCCTGGAGCTGGTTCCCCCCGGCGTGCGCTTCCGCCTCGAGGACATCCGGGTGTCCGGGGGCTCCGTGGTCTTCGACGACCGCCAGAACGGCGAACTGCAGGAACTGACCAACCTGAGCCTGGACATCGAGTCCCTCTCAAGCGACCAGTCCGGCCCCATGGAGCTCTTCAGCACGCGCGCCGAACTCAACCGCTCGCGCCTCACCCTCACCGTTAGCGCCGACCTCTCCGGCCCGGTCCCGGAACTCCAGGCGCGCCTGGACGCCTCGGACCTGGAACTCAAACGCTACACTCCCTACCTGCTGCCCCTCAAGAAGCCCCTGGACGCCGTGATGGCAGAGGCCGGGTTCACGGCCCGGCTCCTGCTGCCCGGACCGTCCGGAGGGCTTGCCGCGCCCCGCCTGGAGGCCGACGGCCGGATCTCGGGCCTGGCCCTGGACCTGGAGGGCCGCCGCGTGGCCTCGGCCGAGAGCGTGGAGGCCCAGGGCTGGACCCTGGACTTCGCAGACGGCGGCGTGCGCGTGGACCGCCTGGAAGTGCGCGCCCCCGAGCTGCGCCTGACCCGCGACGCGGCCGGAGGCGTGGACCTGGCCGGGCTCTTCGACCCCGCCGTGGAAGACCAGGCCGAGGGGGGACCGCCCCCGGCGGTGCGCGTGGGCGAGGCCGTGGTCTCGGACGGGTCCGTGTGGCTGCGCGACGAGGGCCTGGGCCTGGACGTGGCCCTCACGGGCGTGAAGGCCCGCCTCGAGGGCCTGGACTCGTCGGCCGGGAACTTCGCGGAGCTTACGGCCGAGGCCGCGGGCGACCGGTTCCGGCGCATGGCCCTCTCGGCCAAGGGAGGCTACTCCCCCCTGGACCTCACGGCGGAAGCCTCCCTGGACGGCCTGGACCTGGGCAACCCGCTTCCCTCCCTGAAGCGTCTGCTGCCGAAGCTCACGCTCGCGGGCACGGCCTCGGCCAAGGCCGCGTTGCGGCTCAAAGGGACAGGGGACGCCGTGGCCGGGGGCCTCAACGCCGAAGCCGCGGTCAAGGACCTCAAGGTCGTGGCCGAGGGCCAGGCCCAGCCGCTCCTGGCGGCCCAGTCCCTGGCCGTGTCCGGGGCGATGCTGGACGCGTCCCTGGGCCGCCTCAGGGTGGGGCAGGTGCGCCTCTCGGGGGGAGGGGCGGCCCTCTCGCGCGACGAGCGCGGCGGATTCCCGGCCCTGGAGGCCCTGGCCGGTCCGGCCAGGACCCAGGGGACAGGTCCGGGGGGGGGAGATGGGCCGTCCATGGACATCCGCCTGGACCAGGTCCGCCTGGAGAACTTCTCGGTGGACTACCGCGATCCCTCCCACAAGACCGCCCTGCGGGCCGACCTGGATGAACTCTCCGCGCAGGGCTTCGCTCCCGGCCGCGACGCCCCTCTGGTTTTCGCGGCCAAGGGGCGGCTCCAGCGCCAGGCGGCCTTCTCCCTCTCGGGCGAGGCGCGCCCCATGGCCCCCTCGGCGCGGCTCACGGTCTCTCTCACGGACCTGCCCCTGGCCGACGCGGCCGCCGTGGCGGCCGGACAGACGGCCCAGGGCCTGCCGGTCGCAGTGCAGGCCGGCCGGGCGTCCCTCTCCGGGGAGGCCAACGTGGACCTCTCGGGCGCGCAGCCCAAGGCCTCCTTCAAGGGCGAGGCGGGGCTCTCGGGCCTCAAGCTCGCCAGGCCGGGGGACACGGAACCCTGGCTGGCCCTGTCGCGCCTGGCCGTCAAGGGTGCGGAGTTCGAGCTGGCCCCCTTGCGCGTCCGCCTGGCCTCGCTGGCCCTGGACGAGCCCTTCCTGGCCCTGTCCCTGGACAAGGAGGGCAGGCCCGTCCCGCCCGTGGCGGCCTCCCTGGGCCGGGGGACGTCCACGGCGAGCGCCCCCGCGTCCGGCCCCGCGCCCGAGTGGGGCGTGGGCCGCCTGGAGGTGCGCGCGGGCCGCGTGGTCCTGAGCGCTGGCATGACCGATCCCCCCCTGCCCCTTGAGCTGTCGGCCGTGGAGGCCACCGTGCTGGACCTCTCGAGCGCGTCCCCGGCCCGGCTCGACCTGAAGCTCAAGGCAGGCGAGTGGGGCTGGGGGTGGTTGGCCGGACAGGCCGCACTCACCCCCCAGGGGCCGCGTGCGGACATCAAGGCCGCTCTGGAGAACCTGGACCTCTCCGAACTCTCCCCCCTGGTCCGGCGCTACACCGGCTTCCCGGTGGCCCGGGGCAAACTCTGGCTGAAGACCGACTGCCGCCTGGACGTGGGGTCTGTCGACATGAAGAACAACATCGTGGCCTCGGGCATCCAATTGGGGCGCAAGGCCCCCGTGCCGGGCGGCGGGGACGTGCCCCTGGACCTGGCCGTGAGCCTGCTCACCAACGCCAAGGGCGTCATCGACCTGGACATCCCGGTGTCCGGCAAGCCCGACGCGGCCAAGGCCGACCTGCGCGACGTGATCTCCACGGCCACGGCCGGGGCCTTCGCGCGCATCATGTTTTCGCCCCTGGCCTTCCTCAACGTGGGCCAGGGGTCGGGGGAGGTTGTGCGTCTGGGCTTCGAGCCGGGGTCGGCCGAGCTGACCCCCGAGGCCCGCAAGACCCTCGACGCCCTGGGCGCGGCCGTGGCCGCGCGGCCAAAGCTCAGCCTGGAAATATCGGCCTGGGCCGACCCCGTGGCCGACCCGCCCGCGCTGGCCAAGGCCCGGTCCAGGCCCGAACCCTCGTCGGCGGACGCGCCCCAGCCCACCCCCGAGCCCGGACCGGCCGACCTGGACAACCTGGCCCGGCAGCGTCGGTCGGCCGTGATGGCCTTCCTGGCCAAGGCGGCCAAGCTCCCCGGCGACAGGCTCTACGCCGTGAACACCGAAGCCCAGTCGCCGCCGAAAGTGAAGGGCCAGCCCGACGCCAGGGCCGAGGTCCGCCTGCGCTACTGA
- the lhgO gene encoding L-2-hydroxyglutarate oxidase, whose protein sequence is METAEIVVVGAGIIGLTLARELVARGARVLVLEKEGAPGRHASGRNSGVLHAGIYYAPGSARARSCLAGNRLMRAYCRERGLPLEESGKVIVTKCHEELPRLHALFERAQSAGASVSLVDESELREIEPHARTVGRAIHSPLTAVVDPKAVLAGLRDDLRQSRRAEIRFNVRVHGPSGPGSLDTSAGRLAYGAMANASGAHADRLAHAFGKGLRYMLVPFKGLYRKLRPQAAHLVRGSVYPVPDPATPFLGVHFTRSVYGEVYLGPTAIPALGRENYGLLKGLDAEAPSILWRDAMLFASSPVFRRVALSEPRKYLFKHFFADAARLVDALDPADVLPSPKAGIRPQLVDVEQNAMVMDFVTETGPAELHVLNAISPAFTASMAMAPGLADSVLGLSGSAGA, encoded by the coding sequence ATGGAAACAGCGGAAATCGTCGTGGTGGGGGCCGGAATCATCGGCCTGACACTGGCCAGGGAACTGGTGGCGCGCGGGGCACGCGTGCTGGTGCTGGAAAAAGAAGGAGCCCCTGGGCGTCACGCCTCGGGCCGCAACTCCGGGGTGCTCCACGCGGGCATCTACTACGCCCCCGGCAGCGCCCGCGCACGTAGCTGCCTGGCCGGAAACCGGCTCATGCGCGCCTACTGCCGCGAGCGAGGCCTCCCGCTTGAGGAGTCCGGCAAGGTGATCGTGACGAAATGCCATGAGGAGCTGCCCCGCCTGCACGCCCTCTTCGAGCGCGCCCAGAGCGCCGGGGCGTCCGTGAGCCTGGTGGACGAGTCCGAACTGCGCGAGATAGAGCCCCATGCCCGCACCGTGGGCCGGGCCATCCATTCGCCGCTCACGGCCGTGGTGGACCCCAAGGCCGTGCTGGCGGGGCTGCGCGACGACCTGCGCCAGTCCCGGCGCGCTGAAATCCGCTTCAATGTGCGCGTGCACGGCCCGTCCGGCCCCGGATCACTGGATACCAGCGCCGGACGCCTGGCCTACGGGGCCATGGCCAACGCCTCCGGGGCCCACGCGGACCGGCTGGCCCACGCCTTCGGCAAGGGCCTGCGCTACATGCTCGTCCCCTTCAAGGGGCTCTACCGCAAGCTGAGGCCCCAGGCCGCCCATCTGGTGCGCGGCAGCGTCTACCCCGTGCCGGACCCGGCAACGCCCTTTCTGGGGGTGCACTTCACGCGCTCGGTGTACGGGGAGGTCTACCTTGGCCCCACGGCCATCCCGGCCCTGGGGCGCGAGAACTACGGGCTCCTGAAGGGCCTGGACGCCGAGGCCCCGTCCATCCTCTGGCGCGACGCCATGCTCTTCGCGTCGAGCCCGGTGTTTCGCCGCGTGGCCCTGAGCGAGCCGCGCAAATACCTTTTCAAGCACTTCTTCGCCGACGCGGCCCGCCTTGTGGACGCCCTGGACCCCGCCGACGTGCTCCCGAGCCCCAAGGCCGGCATCAGGCCCCAGCTGGTGGACGTGGAACAAAACGCCATGGTCATGGACTTCGTCACCGAGACGGGTCCTGCCGAACTGCACGTGCTCAACGCCATCTCCCCGGCCTTCACGGCCTCCATGGCCATGGCCCCGGGCCTGGCGGACTCGGTGCTGGGCCTCTCGGGGTCGGCCGGGGCCTGA